The Arcobacter roscoffensis genome segment TACATACTTTACTTGCTCTACTAGACTCTCAGCAACAGGACAAGCAGGACTTGTAAGTGTCATTAAAACATTACAATGTAGGTAGTTTCCTTTTTCTTCAAAATCAAACCCATAAATCAAACCTAAATCATAGATATTTACAGGAATTTCAGGGTCAAATACATTTTTTAAATTTTTTATAATTTTTTCTTCTATAATATCTTTATTGTCTAATAATGACATAACTTTTCCTTTATGAGTTTAAAGCAAACTCTTTTATCTTTTTGATCATTCCAATTACTCCACTTTGTCTATTTGGAGTAATAACTTCAGCTAATTGTAGTTCATGAATAATATCCATATCAACTTCTTTTAATTCTTCAATTGTTGAACCTGAGAAAATTTGCAAAATCATGTAAACTAAACCTTTTACGATTATTGCATCACTTGTTCCATAAAAGTATAGTTTCCCATCTTTTTGCTCACAAATAAGCCACACCTGCGAAGTACAGCCATGTACTAAGTTTTGAGGAGTTTGATGTTTTTCATCTAAGGGTTCTAATTTTTTTCCTAAATCGATAATGTATTCATATTTTTGTAACTCATCTTCAAAGAACTCTAAATCCTCTTTTATCTCTTCAACTCTTGCTTCTATATTACTCATTTTATATCCTCTTATTTCAACATGCTAATAGCTTTTTTAAGTGCAACTATTAAGGCATCTACATCATTATAATCATTATAAAATGCAAGTGAAACTCTAATTGTTCCTTTTATTCCTAGTTGATTCATAATTGGTTGAGCACAGTGATGTCCAACTCTTAATGCTATTTTCATTTTATCTACTAAAATACCAACATCATCATGAATTAAACCTTTAATATTAAAGCTTCTACTTCCTATTGAGTCTTCAATATCATTATAAAACTCAATATCAGGAATTTTTCTAAGCTCTTCATCTAAATATTGATACAC includes the following:
- a CDS encoding metal-sulfur cluster assembly factor — translated: MSLLDNKDIIEEKIIKNLKNVFDPEIPVNIYDLGLIYGFDFEEKGNYLHCNVLMTLTSPACPVAESLVEQVKYVTLAVDEVDEAKVNLTFKPPWSKDLMSEEGREIMEASGAVI
- a CDS encoding SufE family protein; translation: MSNIEARVEEIKEDLEFFEDELQKYEYIIDLGKKLEPLDEKHQTPQNLVHGCTSQVWLICEQKDGKLYFYGTSDAIIVKGLVYMILQIFSGSTIEELKEVDMDIIHELQLAEVITPNRQSGVIGMIKKIKEFALNS